The Quercus lobata isolate SW786 chromosome 9, ValleyOak3.0 Primary Assembly, whole genome shotgun sequence region aaacaaccacaaatcagtgaagccccacggattcaagcctctaaaaccccgaagaacttccaccacaaaccttcaaatacaaagaacattcgaagcagaatcatccaaactaccTGCCTAGATCTCAAAGGTCACTAGAATCAAGCTTAAAAACCTTcagaaacctcaaacaaccacaaatcagtgaagctccacggattcaagcctctaaagtcccgaagaacttccaccacaaaccttcaaatacaaagaacattcgaagcagaatcatccaaactacctgcctagatctcaaaggtcactagaatcaagctcaaaagcctccaaaaGCCttaaacaatcacaaatcagtgaagctccacggattcaagcctctaaagccccggaAAACTTCCACAACAAActttcgaagacgaagaacacacgaagaacatgaagaacaaaggatttccaacaagctcatagccagagattcaatgtaattctgttccaaagatTTTCGATCCATTTTTCAGCCAAATTGAAGTACATTGGGTGTtcgaatcaaaatcacattactacaaatccaatcaacatgtcttttaaggagatcgaatcagatgataactcttttgtaattacaaagaattgtaccacacaatcatcaatacaaattcacatttgtgaaactattttacttgtttgatttatttcaaaccagaaatttagtcgcttacaattattattattattattattattgtgtgcATAGaaggaatttttgtttttagaaatatattaattttaaaaattattatgttcATTAGAGAATAACTATTATAGcgattttttagagaaataacTATTCATCACTTTAAGGGATAACTATTCGTAACAAATACTTATTACTCGTAATGAAAATTCAATCAAACAACCAAATTGTTATTCTACAAGAACAGCCATTTCATTCAAATATCTATTTGTGGATATCAAACATGCCTTTATATATTACTTCTAATTAAGTAATAGAGAAATATTCCATTCAAATATCTATTCGCACGTATCAAACATGTCCTTATAATTAAGTCATAGTATAATCCTCATTATTGAATGGAGAAATGTATTATTCATACTTTATTCCTCTCCTAAATTATGAAACCTTGATTCCATCCTTGGTTAGATAGACATAAGTTCAAAACCAACTTCCCCAACCCCCATTGAGCTCCACCTTAGTCCTTACCCGTACTTACGCATAATACATGTACACCATCACCGTACTCATTACCACCACCAAGTGTTCCAGATTAACCTTCATGTCCTTAGAAAAACATTGAAAACAAAATGACACCTGAGCACAACCCTTGAAAACTTGCACGGTAAaaaccattattttaaaaattgagctGGATTCACTGGTCAATTGGGAAACAAACCTTAAGTTAGTCTGGTAAAAATCGAGAATCGAACCTAATTCCAGTTCTTTGATCGttccaattttttaaatcttggTAAAAGTTGTACACACCCAAACcattaaaacaacaaaattcaTACCCTTACGCCCTTTACCACACATCTCAATTCACCCACCATTATTATGAGTCCTTTTCGACACAAGAAATTCTCCTCACAAAACCCTGAGTAAATTTTTAGTGGTAggtccaaattaaaattaataataactaaccatcTATaacttgttgtgaaaatgttgtggacgtagcacatttctttttagtttgaaatgatttttttttccttggatcCAAATTTATCATTGCAATGATTACAAACggggtattattttaatatttattatgacCTCGAAGTTTTTAAGACaagatacataaaaaaaaatccttatttaTATCATAATTAAGATTATCACGCTCACTGTAGATAATAGTATTATAGCATTGACACAAAACACCAAACACAATTTGCATGCAAATACTACTTGCATGGCTTATTGCGCAAACAGATCATCTCTGAGGATGTACTTGATTCAGGAACCAACACCTACCTGGTCTATCAAAGTCGAACATTTTTCATGCATGACATTCCATCAATTACTTGGTACTGATTTGTTTCCAATGACTCTTTATAGGTCTTCACAAGGTATGCTGGTGGGTGATGCTCATCTACAAACTCTGGCATTGGGCTCACTGTAGTGTCCAACGATGGTCCAAGAAACAGTGGTAAGCTTATCCTCCTTACTTTTTTGTTAAGAACCACTCGATGCAAGAGACTCTTATACTTCCCATTGGTTAAAATCTGTGCAACAATAAAAATAGgcaaaatttctcaattttgagttgcaataaaatataaatttagttttataaacgacaaaaattaaaaattaggtaaataggaaaatatatatGGCACAATTGTGCATTGAGAAGAGAGTGATTCTGAACTTATAAAATGTACCTCAATATGGTCAGCAATGATGACAACAATAGAATTAGGTTGAGGATTTACATTAATCCATTTCCCATGATGCTCTAGTTGAAGACCATTACTTTCACCTGGTAAGAGGAGGACTAGGAGTCCAGTGTCGTAATGAGGAGGCTGACCTAGTtgattttcagaattcaaaCGGACTTGATAATCATTTGCTGAAATAAAGTCATGGCCTGATTCGAGCTTCATTCTTTTCTCTATGTAGCATTCTTCAAATCCCAAGGTTTTTGATATCGCTCTAAGCAATTGGACTCCAAGTTCCCTCATTCTTTTGATGCATTCTTGTAAAATCTCACTGTAGACAAGAACAAAAAGGCTCATGTGGATCAATGAGTCATAGCTAATGAAAGTGTTAGGGTTTTAGACACTAATTGTCTTAGATTTAATCAACTTTGagccaaataattaattaaattaattatgaattagacctgaatcaaataaatatcaaaCAAGCATAGAACATATAAATACCAAGAATGATGATCCaggaaaacttttgaaattgtggtttcaaaataaaaaacttggggagtaTTTAATCTAAATAATCCAAAAGGAAATATTTCACTAATAAAATCAAAGTTTATACAATAAACTTAACTCTAAATCTACTACTACCTCATGTAGTACTTACTAGCATAACCATACGtaactccgaatccacggactcttcTATTATGAAACTGTTACACACAAACACTCATGTtcgtgactttgagatctccaCTCAATGGATCAGCAACACAAACTCTTcaatttgtgactttgagatctctaCTCAAAAATTTAGATCAGCAATTGTAGTTGATTTAATTGCAGTAGTTTTGCTTTATAACTAAATCTATTGTTTACACAAAGTCTCTAGCTGTAGCTCCAAAATGGTATGAAAAATCTCCAGATTTGTGTCCATAACACTCCCCTCTTGAATGTGTAAAAACATGTTTTAGGATTTGTATTTATATACTTAAGATCTATCAAAACCCCAGATCCAATGGTTGAGAAAAAAGCAAGATCTAAAATCTGGCACGAATCCCGATCAGTCGAGATGTGCATCTCGATCGATCAAGATAAGTAACATTTATTTGCACAAGCTTTTCTGATTTCTTTGAGTCTTCGTCTGTGTTGAACTTCATATGTCTTGTTTAACTCCATATTTTTAGATTAAACAACTAGACAAACTAAGTTCAAAGGTTACAATTTTTTCATGGCTACCAACCTAAAAATATGAACTTAATAGAaaataaacatttaattgaATCATGTACTTAATCATATTACGattgaaaacataaaagaaaaaagaaattgaagaaaaaaaaaaaaaaaacacagaatcACTAAATCACATGTGAttgaataatataataaaagtgatatatatatatatatatatatatatttttttttttttttggttactaaAAAATTAGTCTATATTTGGTAGTAGTTGTTAAAATGTTGTCGTTGTTGCTATTAGGTACTAggtgtcattaaaaaaaaaaaaattacgcatggatatttttattaattaattcattattCTATAAAAAGCCTGAATAATACATTAAAGAGTTCTAAcattagagcatttgcattagtgtaaatttacacaattttagtCTATATGATATAGAAGATTTTTGAAGTAAAAAGTGTAAAACTTgctactttttgtattttacaaagGTTGATGTGATTGCTCTTAAAGCTCGGAAATTGTAACAAAATTGACAAACGGTTCTCATCTCCATAAAAAGACTCTTTAACAAAATTGACAAACGGTTCACTCCTTGAAAAGAATTTGGTAAGCTCATTAAGTTGAATCTGAATAATTCggttattttttcattaaagaaaatgtgAACATTTCTAGGATCTGAAAAgttttatgaaaatttgaatagATGTTAAAAGAATTTTAAGGCAAAAACTTTAAACTTGTGTTTTTAAAATGAGTCATATAACACATAAAACAGTTTTTCATAATAGTTAAGTtgaccaatttttattattttttatttaggttcaCCACTTATATCATTTTATTCTCTACTAATCATAACTTATTAGTTAGataattatgaaatatttgtgaaatttaGTGTGACACTTGAgttaattgttttaaaattagtCCACCACTAACTCATCTTATGAGCCGAATCTTgctttgtccttttttttttttttttttttttttttttttttttttttttttcccaaaaaaggaaaaagtaaaatatgagAGAGGAAATTGGGGTGAGGTGGAAGAAGATTACCTTAAACCAGCAAGCTTGGTAGGGCAATGAAAGGTAGGATGTACGACCATTTTGATGAACTCCGTGCTGAGTAAATTACCATCCCATTTGCCCCAACGAATCATATCCGTTGGATCATTTGTCTCGTACTCTCGCTTCTCCTCCTTTCTCAGATCAAAGAATTGGGCTAATGCCTCGTAGACTCTCATTATAAGGTTATCCGGTAACTCATGATTAATCACCTGCCAAAATATCAAGCCAACCAATCATACACGTGCACTAGGGCTGTAAATGAATAGTGCCATATTTGAACAGTTCTGACTCAATTGATCATGAAGAAGCTTGCTTATGTTCTTTAGTTAGCCAAAAAACTAAACTCAATCATaataatttagcaaaaaaacctaaactcaatcataataatatattcatgaGCAAAGTCGTGGATATAATATTTGATTTtcagtatatataatattatatatttatttatttatgtataaaaatttcgtttttatagataatatatattaaattgtataagtttgtaaataagttatcaaattattatttataaattattaatgataTAATAATTAGTACATTTCGTATTTTTACCAATATATAGTAGgtgtgaatataatttttataagcttataaacaaaaattatattatctaATAATTAACTAAGGTAATATTatttcaactataatttatttaataagacagcatttctatttttctaataatatcAATATTGTAGGTCCCACCTATAACAACCAGTGTTTATAATGTCTACAATTTATCCATAGGCAGTACTGTACATAAACTTGAAATAATTTCATACTTTCTTtgttatgattatatatgaccCACGTAAACAAgaggggaagaggttttaaGGGTTGATTTTCATACCATAAATGAACCGTACTCTAGGCAAGCATTACGGAGGTCTTGGGTGGTTTTAAACTGTTTATCAGGGTCATCAGATATGAGCATTGAGAAGTCAATGATGGGAATGGGATCATCTACTCCTGATAAGGAATCATCAATGTTAATGGAAGAGCTATTTGAGTGAACCAGTGGCATATAGCAATCGTCAATTTTCTTCTGATTGACTGTGGCATTTGTTTCGgccattgagagagagagagagagatggcgCATATAGGAGCTTTAGAAGTAAAGAACTAGGAGTAGGTGAGGCAGTGCATAGAGAGAGCCATATGAGACAGAATTTATAGGCACTTATCGTGTTCGGTAGCTTTAGCCTTGTGGTTTGGAACTCTAATAAAAACAAGATTTGTAAACGAGGAAGAGAAGTGAGGCAGCGCATAAAGAGAGCCATATGAGACAGAATTTTTAGGCACTTATCATGTTCAGTAGCTTTAGCCTTGTGGTTTGGAATGCTAATAAAAACAAGATTTGTAAACGAGAAAGAGAAGTCCATACATTAGAACGTACAGTATTGGCATTTCTTCTTGATGTAGAAAAATGAATGTTTTCCACTAAAAACAAGAAACTTATGACTCTAGCCCGGTTTGGCTGTTTGGCTGGGGGTGATTCATGTGAGACGGAAATTGGGGGCCTGGGGGTGATTCATGTGAGAAACTTATGACTCTAGCCCGGTTTGGCTGTTTGGCTGGGGGTGATTCATGTGAGACGGAAATTGGGGGGCTGGGGGTGATTCATGTGAGAAACTTATGACTCTAGCCCGGTTTGGCTGGGGGTGATTCATGTGAGACGGAAATTGGGGGCCTGGGGGTGATTCATGTGAGACAGTGGGAGAGATAAGAATAGTGGTGGCTCTAAGAATTTCTTCCTAAATGtttattaagaaaatcaaattatacgaaatctaataaaaataaaacttccttatattgacccaaaaaaaataaaaaataaaaaagacacaCATGCGTAAATACATAAAttcttataatttcattttatgagttttcttattttgaataACCTCAAACTTGTactttagttttatatattaagaaaaattaaatcatcCATTTAGTTTATTGGTCAATGTCACCACATGGTTGTATTTAATTGGACAACCTAAATAATAGCTAGCAACTTGAAGATCCATAcctaagtttaaatttttttaataatagcaGCTGAGGAAGTTTAAACCCACTAATCACGTTTAGGGATGACAATGGGGCGGGACAGGaccgaaggatggggtcttcgtccccACCCTGCATGGTTTTTTCTTACCCCATCCCTGCCCCGCCCCACATGACGGGGAATACTTTCTCACTTCATCCCTGCCCCTTGTGGCCCCACGAAACCCCGCCTCACCActtaaaactctactttttgttaattttccctacaactagtacaattttttttaatgaaacctatttcattaataaaaatatacttgaaattacaactaaatttatcccatcaaatcaaatcaatttttagaaaaaattgaataatatatcaaaGTGTTTATCaagacaatcattaaaaaaataaaataaaataaaaatctgatagtataatacaacaaaataaaggcagagaatcacattgggtagaataaaatatgctaatattaatatgtttgtttaaatagtagggttttagggtatgagaattttacaattataaccttTAGTAATGCGGGATGGGGCAGGGACGGGGAGGGGCGGGGCAGGATGGGTCTAAAAAGCCTAAACCCATCCCTGCCCCGCCCCgtggtgcggggctaaaatcttgccccatccctgcCCCACTGCCTTTGCGGGGCAGGGAAAACCCGCAAggggcgaagcggggaggggcgggaAAAAATTATCATCCCTAATCACGTTCATTACTACATCAAGTAGGAAAACTTGTAATAcctttatcatatatatatattttttattttttataaataaactatTAGAAAGTATAGTGTTGATGGGTGGTTTGAATTTACTTTATACCAAGTGTGTGCACATGACTTGCACATGGTATCATACTCATTTAAAATGTTGGTTAAATTGTAGCCAATTTTGAGTGGCATCAATTGCTTCATTTCCGTGAACGGCTTCCCCACCAATtggcctcttttttttttttttttggttcttctttAAGAGATAGACTTAACTAAAACTTGGGCAACATTGCAACACGATtacatgattttgttttttgaaaaaaagacaCATGTTGCCTAGACCATCCAACAATTGCTTCAATATTATCTAACACCAATCCTCCTATAGCTCAACAATCCTCCTCATACTGTGAATACAACTCCCAAAAGGCAACAAAGTGACGAACGTTATGTACAAGGAAACTTGAAATAattacccttcttcttcttcacagaGAGTTGCAACTTCAAGAAATCTGCAGCGCAGTGAAAATGGAGACATTCCGAGTAGGTTGAAGCAGTCCGATAAGCAGTCCGATGAGGTGTGGC contains the following coding sequences:
- the LOC115962107 gene encoding flavanone 3-dioxygenase 3-like, which translates into the protein MRHLSLSLSMAETNATVNQKKIDDCYMPLVHSNSSSINIDDSLSGVDDPIPIIDFSMLISDDPDKQFKTTQDLRNACLEYGSFMVINHELPDNLIMRVYEALAQFFDLRKEEKREYETNDPTDMIRWGKWDGNLLSTEFIKMVVHPTFHCPTKLAGLSEILQECIKRMRELGVQLLRAISKTLGFEECYIEKRMKLESGHDFISANDYQVRLNSENQLGQPPHYDTGLLVLLLPGESNGLQLEHHGKWINVNPQPNSIVVIIADHIEILTNGKYKSLLHRVVLNKKVRRISLPLFLGPSLDTTVSPMPEFVDEHHPPAYLVKTYKESLETNQYQVIDGMSCMKNVRL